One Burkholderia sp. 9120 genomic window, TGATCACCCAGTCGATCCGCGCGCCCGGCCGGTCGACCTTATTGATCACGACGATCGGCTTCAGGCCGAGCGCCAGCGCTTTCTTGGTCACGAAGCGGGTTTGCGGCATCGGGCCTTCGACCGCGTCCACCAGCAGCAGCACCGAGTCGACCATCGACAGCACGCGCTCCACTTCGCCGCCGAAGTCGGCGTGGCCCGGCGTGTCGACGATGTTGATGTGCGTGCCTTCGTACTCGACCGCGCAGTTCTTCGACAGAATCGTGATGCCACGTTCTTTTTCGATGTCGTTCGAGTCCATCACGCGCTCGACGACCTGCTGGTTGTCGCGGAACGTGGCGGTCTGACGGAGCAGTTGGTCGACGAGCGTAGTCTTACCGTGGTCGACGTGGGCAATGATGGCGATGTTGCGTAGGGCGCGGTTCATAGGAAACCTGGAGACAGTTGGAGTGCGCCGCTTGCTTAGCCGGTTACTTATCGGTTGCCAGATAAACCACGAAACCACGACAAGCCCAAAGCGCACTTTTGGGAACCCAACATTATAGCACGCAGAAATGAAGCTATCTCATATTCCCTGATTGCGCGAGCGGCCTTGGCGCGCGCGGGCGCAGAACACCCTGCCCGCGCGGATCGGCGCAACCCTACGCAAAACCGCGCGCATCATGCCTTGAGCCGTAAGGGATCCTTGCCTAAGCTGTAATAACGCTTGCCGCGTCAACCAACGGACCTCTATACTCCTGCCTAGTCAACCATTGCATTCGCACGAGAATCATGACGGAGCATTCTCCTACTCCCACGCCGGACCTCAGCCAATATCAGCTAGGCGAAAGCGTCGGCTATCTGCTGTCGCGCGTGAAATCGACCATGTCGAACCTGATCACGCAACGCAGCATGGCCGAACTGGGCATCACCAGCCAGCAGGGCAGCATCCTGTTCATGGTGGCGAGCGGCAAATGCCTGCTGGCGGCCGAACTGGCGCGCGAATACGGCATCGACGCAAGCGCCGTCACGCGTCTGGTCGACCGGCTGGAGAAGCGCGGTCTGCTGACCCGGGTGCGCAGCAACGAAGACCGACGCGTGGTACGCCTCGCGCTGACGCCGGAAGGTCACGCGATCGCGGCGAAAATGCCGGCCATTTTCAACGGTGTGCTGGACGACCTGCTGAACGGCTTCACGCCGGAAGAAGTGGGTTTTCTGAAGAGCATGTTGCGCCGTGTGCTCGTCAATTCCGGTGAACAAACGGGACTAACCCGTGATGCAGCAAGCAATTTCGACAGCAAATCGTCATAGATTGCTTGCAGTGTCCATCATTAAATTCCACTCAAAGAGTCGAGCGATGAAATCCCTTTCCCTGTCCGCGTCCGCGCTTTCGCGCCGGACCGCTGTCGCCGCCGCGGTGACGGCGCTCGCCCTCACGGGGTGCGCGAACTACTTCGGCATGAAAAGCGACAAGCAGATCTCGTCGCCGGCTCAGTACGAGTCCTCCCAGAGTCTGTCGGGCCAGGGCGGCCAGTGGCCGTCGCTCGACTGGGCCGACCAGTTCGGCGACCCGCAGTTGCCCAAGCTGATCGCGGAAGCGCTGGAAGGCAGCCCGTCGATCGCGCAGGCGCAGGCACGGATCGCGAAGGCGTCGTCGTATATCGAAAGCTCGCGCTCGGCGCTGTATCCGAAGGTGAACGGCAGCTATTCGTGGACCCGCGAACTGTTCTCCGGCAACGCGCTCTACCCGCCTCCGTACGGCGGCACCTGGTATAGCGAGAACAACGTGCTGGCCAGCGCGTCGTGGGATCTCGACCTGTGGGGCAAGAATCGCCAGCGCCTCGGTCAGGCCGTGTCGCAGGAAAAGGCCGCCGAGGCCGACATGCAGCAGGCGCGCGTCACGCTTGCCGCGTCGGTGGCGAGCTCGTATAACCAGCTCGCGCAGCTCTATGCGTTCCGCGACATCGCCGCGCGCGAAATCGCCAACCGCCAGGATATCGGCCGCATTACCAACGGTCGCGTGGCGGCTGGTCTCGACACCAATGTCGAGCGGCAAACGGCGAACGGCAACATCGCGACCAGCCAGTCGAATTTGACCGACCTCGACGGCCAGATCACCGTGGTGCGTTACCAGTTGGGCGCGCTGCTCGGCAAGGGGCCGGACCGCGGCCTGCAGATCGACAAGCCGGTGCTGACCAACGGCAACGCCGTGGCACTGCCGGATAACCTGCCGGCCGACCTCGTCGCGCGTCGTGCGGATATCGTCGCCGCGCGCTGGCAAGTAGAAGCCGCGATGCACGACGTGAAGGAAGCCAAGGCCGAATTCTTCCCGGACGTGAATCTCGCGGCCGGCGTCGGCTTCGACGCGTTCGGCTGGGGCCGCTTCCTCAAATCCGGCAGCCGTCAGATGCAACTCGGCCCGGCGATCCATCTGCCGATCTTCGACGCCGGCGCGCTGCGCTCGCAGTTGAAGGGCCGCTTCGCCGATTTCGATCTGGACGTGGCGAACTACAACCAGACGCTGATCAGCGCGCTGTCGGACGTCGCGACGCAAGTCTCGTCGATCCGTTCGATCGACCAGCAGTCCGGCGACGCCCAGCGCGCGCTCGACGCGTCGACCAAGGCGTACCAGCTGGCCGTGATCCGCTACAAGGCCGGGCTGTCGCCGCAGTTGCAGGTGCTGACCGCCGACCAGAATCGCCTCGCCGCCGAACAGACGGTCACCAGCCTGAAGATGCGCCGCCGCGATATGCAGATCGGCCTCATCAAGGCGCTCGGCGGCGGTTTCGACGCGACGCAAACCGGCCTCGTGGTGCCGACCGATGCCCCGGCATCGGCCACCGCCGCGACCGCCGCGGCAAACTGAACGCAGCGCACGAAGCCACACCGAACACGCAGAACATCCGAATAAACGACGACGTTCAAGAGAACCCGGAGCACATCAATGAGCACCCCCCAGCAGCCCGCGGCTAACCCCCAACCGGCCCAACCGGCGAACAACGGCAAACGCAAGCGCATGATGACGCTGCTCGTCATCGTGATCCTGATCGCCGCGATCGCCTACGGCCTTTATTACTTCCTCGTCGCGCGCTTCCACGAAGACACCGACGACGCCTACGTGAACGGCAACGTGGTGCAGATCACGCCGCAGGTCACCGGCACCGTGGTCGCCGTGAACGCGGACGACACGCAAACCGTCAAGGCCGGCGATCCGCTGGTCGTGCTCGATCCGGCCGACGCGCGCGTCGCGCTGGAACAGGCTGAAGCGAATCTGGCGCAAACGGTACGCCAGGTGCGCGGCCTGTTCGCCGACGACAACCAGTACGAAGCGCAAGTCGCCCAACGCCAGTCCGATCTGTCGCGCGCTCAGGACGACCTGAAGCGCCGTCTGGCCGTCGCGCAAACCGGCGCGGTGTCGCTCGAAGAAATCTCGCACGCCCGCGACGCCGTGAAGAGCGCGCAAGCCTCCGTCGACGCCGCCCAGCAACAACTGGCGTCGAATCGCGCGCTGACCGCCAACACCACGATCGCGAATCACCCGAACGTACAGGCGGCCGCCGCGAAGGTGCGCGACGCGTACCTGAACAACGCGCGTAACAACCTGCCGGCGCCGGTCACGGGCTACGTCGCGAAACGTTCGGTGCAGGTCGGCCAACGCGTTTCGCCGGGCACTCCGCTGATGGCGATCGTGCCGCTCGGCGGCGTGTGGGTCGATGCGAACTTCAAGGAAGTGCAACTGAAGTACATGCACATCGGCCAGCCGGTCGAACTGACGGCCGACGTGTACGGTTCGTCGGTCGTGTACCACGGCAAGGTGGTCGGCTTCTCGGCGGGTACGGGTTCGGCGTTCTCGCTGCTGCCCGCGCAGAACGCCACCGGCAACTGGATCAAGGTGGTGCAGCGTCTGCCGGTGCGGATCGCGCTCGACCCGCAGGAACTTGAAAAGCATCCACTGCGGATCGGCCTGTCGATGCAAGCCGACGTCAGCATCAAGGACCAGAGCGGCGGCCAGCTCGGCGAAGCGCCGAACACGGTCTACCAGACCAACGTGTTCGAGAAGTACGGCGATCAGGCCGATGCGGAAATCGCCCGCATCATTGCGGAAAACGCCGGCCCGAACGGCGGCACGCCGAAGCCGGCTCAGGCAGCCGCGGCGGCCCCGGCCAAGCCCGCTGCGAAACTGATGTAAGCGGCGCGACGATTCATACAAGGTTTTTTTAATGGCTCAGGCTCAGGCGCAAGTCCCTCACCCGCCGCTCGAGGGCGCGCAACTGGTGATCGGCACCATCGCGGTGTCGCTTGCCGTGTTCATGAACGTGCTCGACACGTCGATCGCCAACGTGTCGATTCCGTCCATTTCGGGCGACCTCGGCGTGTCGTCCGACCAGGGCACGTGGGTAATTACGTCGTTCGCGGTCGCCAACGCGATCTCCGTGCCGCTGACCGGCTGGCTCACCCAGCGGTTCGGCCAGGTGCGGCTGTTCATGGCGTCGATCATTCTGTTCGTGATCTCGTCGTGGCTGTGCGGCCTCGCGCCGACGCTGCCGTTCCTGCTCGCCTCGCGCGTGCTGCAAGGCGCGGTGGCCGGCCCGATGATTCCGCTGTCGCAAACGCTGCTGCTCGCCAGCTATCCACGCGCCAAGGCGCCGATGGCTTTATCGATGTGGGCGATGACCACACTGATCGCGCCGGTGGCCGGGCCGATTCTCGGCGGCTGGATCTCGGACAACATTTCGTGGCCGTGGATTTTCTACGTCAACATTCCGGTCGGCGCGATTGCCGCCGGGGCAACGTGGATGATTTTCCGCAACCGCGATTCGGAGATCAGAAAAGCACCGATCGACGGCGTCGGTCTCGGCCTGCTGATCCTCTGGGTCGGCTCGCTGCAGGTCATGCTGGACAAGGGCAAGGATCTCGACTGGTTCTCGTCGACGACCGTCGTCGTGCTGGGGCTCACCGCAGTGATCTCGCTCGCGTTCTTTATCGTGTGGGAATTGACGGCCGAGCATCCGGTGGTCGATCTTTCGCTGTTCAGCCGGCGCAATTTCACGAGCGGCACGATCGCGCTGTCGATCGGATACGGGCTTTATTTCGGCAACCTCGTGTTGCTGCCGTTGTGGCTGCAAACCGATATCGGCTACACCGCCACCGAAGCAGGTCTTGTGATGGCGCCGGTCGGCGTGTTCGCGGTGCTGCTGTCGCCGATTACCGGCAAGGTGTTGCCGCGCACCGATCCGCGTTATATCGCGACGCTGTCGTTCCTCGTGTTCGCGCTGTGTTTCTGGATGCGCTCGCGCTATACGACCGGCGTCGATACTTATTCGCTGCTGGTGCCCACGTTGATTCAGGGGATCGGCATGGCCGGGTTCTTCATCCCGCTGGTGTCGATCACGCTGTCGGGCTTGCCGGGCAACCGGATTCCGGCGGCGTCGGGTCTGTCGAATTTCGTGCGGATCATGTGCGGCGGCATCGGCACCTCGATCTTCCAGACCGCTTGGGATCACCGCACGATCATGCATCACGCGCAACTGGCCGAGCAGGCGAGCGCCTATAACCCGGTGTTCGATCAGTCGATCCGGCAGATGGGCGCGGCCGGTTTCAGTCAGCCGCAAGCGTATGGTCTGTTCAATTCGATGGCCACGCAGCAGGCCGCGCAGTTGGGCGTGAACGATCTGTTCTTCGTGTCGGCGGGGATTTTCGTCGCGCTGATCGCGCTGATCTGGATGGCGCGGCCGGAACGTGCGGGTGGCGATGCGGGTGCCGCGGCCGCGGCGGCGCATTGAGATTCGGGTTGGTTACTGCGCTGTAGAGACGACGTAACCCGATGTGAAAAAAGGCGGGACCGCCTGGTAGCGGTCCCGCCTTTTTATTTGCGGCGCGTATGTCTGGTTGCTGCGGTCAGCGAGCGGCTTAACTCTGCGCGGTGACCACCAGCCGTTCGGGCGCCAGCACACCCTCACCCGGCTTCGCGACGCCAAGCAGACGGCCTTCCGCTGCATACACTCTGACGCGCGGCGCATTCGCTGCGTCGCTGCTAATGCTCAACTCGGACAGCTTCAGCCGCTGACCGTGCAAAAAGCGGCGCGTCGCGTCTTCGTTCAACTCGACGGACGGGAACGTCGACAACAACGCATCCACCGGCTGCAGCCACGTGTCACGCTCGGCTTCCGTGGCGTCGGACAACGCGTCGAGCGTCACCGAATTCTCCAGCGTCAGCGCACCCACACCCGTACGCCGCAACGCGACCAGATGCGCGCCGCAACCCAACGCTTCGCCGATATCTTCGGCCAGCGTACGCACGTACGTTCCTTTGGTGCAGGTCACGCGAAACGTCACATCAGGCAGCGCGCATGCGAGCAGCTCGAGCTTGAGGATCGTCACCTGGCGCCCTTCCCGCTCGACTGTCTGGCCGGCGCGCGCATATTCGTACAACGGTTTGCCGTCGCGCTTGAGCGCCGAATACATCGGCGGAATCTGGGTGATCTCGCCGAGAAAACGGCTCATGGCCGCCTGAACCGCGGCCTCGTCGCACGTCACGGCGCGCGTGTCGATCGCTTCGCCTTCGGCGTCGCCGGTAATCGTGCGAATACCGAGGCGCATGGTGGCCTCGTAGGTCTTGTCGGCTTCGAGCAGGTCCTGCGAGAACTTGGTGGCTTCGCCGAAACACAACGGCAGCAAACCAGTGGCGAGCGGATCGAGCGTGCCGGTATGGCCCGCCTTTTTCGCCAGATAGAGACGCTTCGCGCGAATCAGCGCGTCGTTGCTCGACAGGCCGAGCGGCTTGTCGAGCAGCAGCACGCCGTCGAGCACGCGACGCGGCACGCGGGGACGTTGAGGTGCGGTCATGTCAGAAAGACGGAGTCTTCGATGGATACGGAAAACGACGCTGGGTGCGGCGTGGGCTGATGCTTTCGGCTTCGGCTTCGGCGCCGTAAGCAGCCTAAGCCGCAACTCACAGCGCACTCAGTCTTCTTTCGCGCGACTGGCGTTGGCTTCGTCGATCAGCTTCGACATCTCGACAGCCCGCTCGATCGTCTGGTCGTAGTGGAAATGCAGCGTCGGCACCGTATGGATATGCAGAAGTTTGAACAGCTGATTGTGCAGATGACCGGCCGCATGCGTGAGCGCTTCGAGCGTCTGTTGCGGGTCGCCGGTCAACGTCGTGAAATAGATCTTGGCGTGCGCATAATCCGGCGTCAGTTCGACACTTTGAATCGTGACGATACCGATACGCGGATCTTTGACCTCGCGCAGCAGAACGGACAGATCGCGCTGGATCTGATCGGCGATCTGCACGTTGCGATTGGGAGAAGTACGTTTTTTAGGCATGGTGTTATGTGATCCGCTTGGGCGGATGCAAAAAAGTGGGTCGCGCAGCTGCGGCCTGCCGATGGTTCGTGGAGCGACGCCTGAGCGGCTCCATGCTATTCACGACAAGTCAGACCGCCTGCGCGAAACGGCGGGCCCAAAAAGCAACGGGCGGAGCGGGCGTTAAAGCCCGCTCCGCCCGTTGAGCCGTGCCGCGTGAATTACAGCGTACGCGCGACTTCGGTGATCTCGAAGACTTCGAACTGATCGCCTTCGACGATATCGTTGAAGTTCTTGATCGACATACCGCACTCGAAGCCCTGACGGACTTCCTTGACGTCGTCCTTGAAGCGCTTGAGCGAGTCGAGTTCGCCCGTGAAGATGACGACGTTGTTGCGCAGCACGCGCACCGACGACGAGCGCTTGACGAAACCGTCCGTGACCATACAGCCTGCCACCGCGCCAATCTTCGGTACCTTGAAGACCTGACGCACTTCGACCGTACCGGTAATGATTTCGCGCTTCTCCGGCGCCAGCATGCCCGACATCGCGGCCTTCACGTCATCTACTGCGTCATAGATGATGTTGTAGTAGCGAATATCGACACCGTTGGATTCCGCCAGCTTGCGAGCCTGCGCATCCGCACGGGTGTTGAAGCCGATGATGACCGCCTTCGATGCCGTTGCCAGATTGACGTCCGACTCGCTGATGCCACCCACGGCGCCGTGCACGATCTGTACGCGCACTTCGTCCGTGGACAGTTTGAGCAGCGACTGCACTAACGCTTCCTGCGAACCTTGCACGTCAGCCTTGACGATGAGCGGCATGTACGCCACTTCGCCTTCGGTCATCTGTTCCAGCATGTTCTCGAGCTTCGCGGCCTGTTGCTTGGCCAGCTTGACATCGCGGAACTTGCCTTGACGGAACAGCGCGACTTCACGTGCCTTACGGTCGTCCGGCATGACGATGACTTCTTCGCCAGCCTGCGGGACTTCCGACAAACCCTGAATTTCGACCGGGATCGACGGACCCGCCGACTTGGTGGGCTTGCCGGTTTCGTCGAGCATGGCTCGCACACGACCGTAAGCGCTACCTGCCAGCACCACATCGCCGCGGTTCAGCGTACCCGACTGGACCAGGATCGTTGCAACCGGACCCTTACCCTTGTCGAGCTTCGCTTCGATGACGAGACCCTTGGCCGGTGCTTCGACCGGTGCCGTCAATTCCAGCACTTCGGCTTGCAGCAGCACTTGTTCGAGCAGATCGTCGATGCCCGCGCCGGTCTTGGCCGACACCGGCACGAACGGCGATTCGCCACCGTACTCTTCCGGCACGACGCCTTCGGCGACGAGTTCCTGCTTCACGCGTTCCAGATTCGCATCCGGCTTGTCGATCTTGTTGATCGCGACGACGAGCGGCACGCCGCCTGCCTTCGCGTGGGCGATCGCTTCCTTCGTTTGCGGCATCACGCCGTCGTCGGCTGCGACCACCAGAATCACAATGTCGGTTGCCTTCGCACCGCGGGCACGCATGGCCGTGAATGCCTCGTGACCCGGCGTGTCGAGGAACGTGATCACGCCGCGCGGCGTTTCCACATGGTACGCGCCGATGTGCTGCGTAATCCCGCCCGCTTCACCCGCTGCAACCTTCGCGCGGCGGATGTAGTCGAGCAGCGAGGTCTTGCCATGGTCAACGTGACCCATGACCGTGACGACCGGCGGACGCGGCAATGCTTCCGCATCCGAAATTTCGCCTTCGACCAGCATGGCTTCCGGATCGTCCAGCTTGGCCGCAACCGCGTGGTGACCCAGTTCCTCGACGATGATCATCGCCGTTTCCTGGTCCAGCATCTGGTTGATCGTGACCATCTGGCCGAGCTTCATCATCGACTTGATGACTTCCGACGCCTTCACCGCCATCTTGTGCGCCAAGTCGGCGACCGTGATGGTTTCCGGCACGTGCACTTCACGCACGATCGGTTCGGTCGGCGCCTGGAACGTGGTGTTCTGGTCCTGA contains:
- a CDS encoding MarR family transcriptional regulator, translated to MTEHSPTPTPDLSQYQLGESVGYLLSRVKSTMSNLITQRSMAELGITSQQGSILFMVASGKCLLAAELAREYGIDASAVTRLVDRLEKRGLLTRVRSNEDRRVVRLALTPEGHAIAAKMPAIFNGVLDDLLNGFTPEEVGFLKSMLRRVLVNSGEQTGLTRDAASNFDSKSS
- a CDS encoding efflux transporter outer membrane subunit → MKSLSLSASALSRRTAVAAAVTALALTGCANYFGMKSDKQISSPAQYESSQSLSGQGGQWPSLDWADQFGDPQLPKLIAEALEGSPSIAQAQARIAKASSYIESSRSALYPKVNGSYSWTRELFSGNALYPPPYGGTWYSENNVLASASWDLDLWGKNRQRLGQAVSQEKAAEADMQQARVTLAASVASSYNQLAQLYAFRDIAAREIANRQDIGRITNGRVAAGLDTNVERQTANGNIATSQSNLTDLDGQITVVRYQLGALLGKGPDRGLQIDKPVLTNGNAVALPDNLPADLVARRADIVAARWQVEAAMHDVKEAKAEFFPDVNLAAGVGFDAFGWGRFLKSGSRQMQLGPAIHLPIFDAGALRSQLKGRFADFDLDVANYNQTLISALSDVATQVSSIRSIDQQSGDAQRALDASTKAYQLAVIRYKAGLSPQLQVLTADQNRLAAEQTVTSLKMRRRDMQIGLIKALGGGFDATQTGLVVPTDAPASATAATAAAN
- a CDS encoding HlyD family efflux transporter periplasmic adaptor subunit — encoded protein: MSTPQQPAANPQPAQPANNGKRKRMMTLLVIVILIAAIAYGLYYFLVARFHEDTDDAYVNGNVVQITPQVTGTVVAVNADDTQTVKAGDPLVVLDPADARVALEQAEANLAQTVRQVRGLFADDNQYEAQVAQRQSDLSRAQDDLKRRLAVAQTGAVSLEEISHARDAVKSAQASVDAAQQQLASNRALTANTTIANHPNVQAAAAKVRDAYLNNARNNLPAPVTGYVAKRSVQVGQRVSPGTPLMAIVPLGGVWVDANFKEVQLKYMHIGQPVELTADVYGSSVVYHGKVVGFSAGTGSAFSLLPAQNATGNWIKVVQRLPVRIALDPQELEKHPLRIGLSMQADVSIKDQSGGQLGEAPNTVYQTNVFEKYGDQADAEIARIIAENAGPNGGTPKPAQAAAAAPAKPAAKLM
- the truB gene encoding tRNA pseudouridine(55) synthase TruB, giving the protein MTAPQRPRVPRRVLDGVLLLDKPLGLSSNDALIRAKRLYLAKKAGHTGTLDPLATGLLPLCFGEATKFSQDLLEADKTYEATMRLGIRTITGDAEGEAIDTRAVTCDEAAVQAAMSRFLGEITQIPPMYSALKRDGKPLYEYARAGQTVEREGRQVTILKLELLACALPDVTFRVTCTKGTYVRTLAEDIGEALGCGAHLVALRRTGVGALTLENSVTLDALSDATEAERDTWLQPVDALLSTFPSVELNEDATRRFLHGQRLKLSELSISSDAANAPRVRVYAAEGRLLGVAKPGEGVLAPERLVVTAQS
- the rbfA gene encoding 30S ribosome-binding factor RbfA, with translation MPKKRTSPNRNVQIADQIQRDLSVLLREVKDPRIGIVTIQSVELTPDYAHAKIYFTTLTGDPQQTLEALTHAAGHLHNQLFKLLHIHTVPTLHFHYDQTIERAVEMSKLIDEANASRAKED
- the infB gene encoding translation initiation factor IF-2, with protein sequence MASNNVAQFAAELKMPAGVLLEQLQAAGVTKASEADSLSETDKARLLDHLRKSHGSTDADKRKITLTKRHTSEIKQSDATGKARTIQVEVRKKRTFVRRDEAAGEGGDASNHVAEDVEVEVDDLELQRREEEARHEAELLEKQAQELKARQEQLEREEAERQAREQAAEAERRRAEEDAAKKRAAAAAEAAAREKTQQPATQAAQPVTAKAEPVAAKAAEPVVAKESEQDDERAAAERAAQREAAKKAEDAARQAADKARAEQEEIAKRRAAAEAEARAIREMMNTPRKAQVKAPEPAPKPAEPAKAVEAKGTLHKPARPAGEAPARPAAKKPAAAAPAATTTPAAGDKKKPGGGKGGWQDDAAKRRGIKTRGDTSGGVDRGWRGGPKGRGKHQDQNTTFQAPTEPIVREVHVPETITVADLAHKMAVKASEVIKSMMKLGQMVTINQMLDQETAMIIVEELGHHAVAAKLDDPEAMLVEGEISDAEALPRPPVVTVMGHVDHGKTSLLDYIRRAKVAAGEAGGITQHIGAYHVETPRGVITFLDTPGHEAFTAMRARGAKATDIVILVVAADDGVMPQTKEAIAHAKAGGVPLVVAINKIDKPDANLERVKQELVAEGVVPEEYGGESPFVPVSAKTGAGIDDLLEQVLLQAEVLELTAPVEAPAKGLVIEAKLDKGKGPVATILVQSGTLNRGDVVLAGSAYGRVRAMLDETGKPTKSAGPSIPVEIQGLSEVPQAGEEVIVMPDDRKAREVALFRQGKFRDVKLAKQQAAKLENMLEQMTEGEVAYMPLIVKADVQGSQEALVQSLLKLSTDEVRVQIVHGAVGGISESDVNLATASKAVIIGFNTRADAQARKLAESNGVDIRYYNIIYDAVDDVKAAMSGMLAPEKREIITGTVEVRQVFKVPKIGAVAGCMVTDGFVKRSSSVRVLRNNVVIFTGELDSLKRFKDDVKEVRQGFECGMSIKNFNDIVEGDQFEVFEITEVARTL